Within Amedibacterium intestinale, the genomic segment CAGCTATGGATCCTTTTAAGTTAATGGAACACATTGAAAGTGAACTTGGTATTTCTACATATGCAATGAACTGGCCAATTGGATCAGGGAAAGAATTTAAAGGTGTATACGAACGTGATAATAAACGTATTATAGCTTTTCATGGTGGAGATCATGGTATGAAAGCTGCAGAAGTTACAGAAGGCAGCTTACAGGATGATACATTCCGTTCTATTTTAGGCGATCATTTCTTTGAACAATTAAAAGAAGATAGCGAATTATTAGATATCGCCAGTACAGAGTTTGATCAGGAATTAATTAGCAAGGGAGAATTAACTCCTGTATTCTTTGGCAGCGCTTTAACGAATTTTGGTGTTGAGCCATTTTTATCACATTTCCTTGATATGACAACAAGTCCTCTTCCTAGAGAATCATCAAACGGGTTTATTGATCCATTGGATGAGCATTTTTCAGCGTTTGTATTTAAAATTCAGGCAAATATGAATAAGGCACATCGTGATCGTATTGCCTTCATGCGTATCTGCAGTGGAAAATTTGAAAAAGGAATGGAAGTTACTCATATTCAAGAAAATAAGAAAATCCGTTTATCTCAGCCGCAGCAATTTATGGCACAGGATAGAGAAATTGTAGAAGAAGCTTATGCGGGAGATGTTATCGGTGTATTTGATCCAGGTATTTTTTCGATTGGAGATACTTTGTGTGATCCGTCAATGAAATTTACATTTAAGAAAATACCTACTTTTGCCCCAGAACATTTTGCTCGTGTTACGCAGAAAGATACAATGAAACGTAAGCAGTTTACGAAAGGAATTAACCAGATTGCCCAGGAAGGGGCAATTCAGGTATTCCAGCAAATTGATGCCGGTATGGAAGAAATTATTGTTGGTGGTGTTGGTGTACTTCAGTTTGATGTTTTAGAACAGCGATTAAAAAGTGAATACAATGTAGAAATTAAACTGGAAATTCTACCTTATCAGTGTGTAAGATGGATTGATGATCAAACGATTGATCCACATACTTTAAATTTAACATCTGATTCTAAACGTGTAAAAGATTTAAAAGGTAGAAACCTAATTATCTTTATGAATAACTGGGGTATCAAGTGGGCACTTGATCAGAATAAAAATCTTTCTCTTAGTGAATTTGGTAATATGGATGAATAAAGCATGAGATTGTCTTATGCTTTTTTTCTTGCATATTTTTCATCTTTCTTTCATACAGTTAGAATGACTAAGGGAGGATAAAAGATGGATACCACAGAAATACTAAAAAATATTGCACAAAGATGCGGTGGTGATATATACCTTGGAGTTGTAGGGCCTGTACGTGTTGGAAAATCTACGTTTATACGTGAATTTATGGAAAAAGCAGTGATTCCTTATGTAAATGATGAATATGAAAAAGCACGTATGATTGATGAATTACCACAGGCTGGTATGGGTAAAACGATTATGACAACAGAGCCAAAGTTTGTGCCCAATACAGCTGCATCGATTACTTTTGATGATGGATTTCATGTTAATGTAAGACTGGTTGACTGTGTAGGTTATGTCATTCCAGAAGCAAAAGGCTATAAGGATGAGGATGGTGTGCGTATGGTGCGTACGCCATGGAGTGAAGAACCTATACCATTTCATGAAGCTGCAAAAACAGGAACACAAAAGGTTATTCAGGATCACTCTACAATTGGAATCGTGGTGACAACCGATGGAAGTATCTCTGATTTAAGCAGAGAAGCGTATATTGAAGCAGAAGCAGAAGTCATTGATGAATTAAAATCCATTGGCAAACCATTCATTGTTATTGTAAATAGCAAGGATATACATTCACCAACTTGTACAAGTGTAGTATCGAAATTAAAAGATAAATACGATGTGCCAGTTTTAGCCGTAGCCGTTAACCATATGAGCGAACAGGATATACATGATATTTTAAGAGAGGCATTATATGAATTCCCAGTTTCTGAAATTAATATTAATATGCCTAAGTGGGTTGCGGTTTTAAGTGATGAGCACTGGCTGAAGAAGAGTTTTCAGGAATCAATTGAACAAAGTATGTCAAGTGTAGAAAGATTAAGGGAAGTAGAAGCAATTAGTGATGTGTTAAATGAAAATGAATATATTGAAAGCAGCAATTTATCTACAATCGATACAGGGCAGGGAATTGTTCATGTTGATATTACGGTACGGGCAGGACTTTATAATGAAGTATTAAAAGAAATCATCGGTAAAGATATTAAAGATAAAGCTGAATTGATGGAGCTAATGCAGGAATACAGTAAAGCGAAAAAAGAGTATGATACGATTAGTTCTGCCTTGCAGATGGTAAAACAGACGGGATATGGTTTTGCCAGCGCATCATTACAAGATATTCAATTAAGCAAACCGGAAATTATTAAACAGGGAAGCAGGTATGGAGTAAAGTTAAAGGCTATTGCGCCTAGCATTCACATGATCAAAGTTGATGTGGAAAGCAGTTTTGAACCGATTATTGGTTCAAAGCAGCAAAGTGAAGAGTTAGTAAAATATTTGCTTCGAGACGATGGCACAAATGATGACTCTATCTGGGATAGTGATATCTTTGGAAGAAAATTATCAGATTTAATTAGAGATGGATTAAATGCGAAACTTTCAATGATTCCAGAAGCTGCGCGTGTTCGTTTACAGGATATTCTTACAAAACTTGTGAATAAAGGAAAAGGAAATGTAATCGCTATTGTATTATAAAATCTCATAGTTTTTATAGGCTTCTATTGAAAAACAAGCCTACCAATGGTATGATAGTAGCAGCATACATTGGAGGTAATGAACATGAGTGAAATTTTAAATAAAAAAACATTAGTGGAAGTCGTTGCGGAAAGCTGTGAAATCACTAAGAAAAACGCTACTGTTGCAGTAGATACAGTATTTGAAGAAATTACAAAAACACTAGCTGAAGGTGGAAAAGTGGATATTGCTGGTTTTGGAAAATTTGAAATCAGTGAACGTCCAGAACGTATGGGAATTAACCCTGCAACAAAAGAACCTTTAAAAATTGCAGCTTCTAAAACTCCAAAATTTAAAGCTGCGAAAGCTTTAAAAGAAGCAGTAAAATAATGTAGAAGAAAAGAGTACTGCAAAGTATTCTTTTTTTCTCATGGTATAATAATAGCATATTGTATCATAATACAAACAAGGAAAGGAAGTATGTAACTTATGCCAATATATTATTATCCTTCGTTTTCATCACAATATCTTCTGTATTTATTAGGTATTCTTATTGTATTATATGCACAGGGACGAGTAAGTTCTGCGTATAATAAATATAAGCAAATACCTAATAAAAAGGGAATACGTGGGGTAGATGCGGCACGCATTATATTAGATAGAAATGGTTTACAGGATGTACGTATCGAACCAGCGAAAGGCGGAACATTAAGTGATCATTATGATCCTGTGCATCGCGTAGTTCGCTTATCATCTGATATTTACTATAATGCAAGTATTGCATCTGTCAGCGTTGCTGCACATGAATGTGGACATGCGATACAGCATAAAGTAGGGTATGCAGCTTTATCCTGGAGATCAAAACTATTACCAGTAGCAAACATTTGTTCGCAGTTAGGCTGGATCACGCTGATTCTTGGATTGTTTCTTTTTTCCAGTTTTTCATCATTGGTTTATCTTGGAATTGGGATGATTTTAGTAGTCTTTTTATTCCAGGTTGTAACATTACCGGTAGAATTTAATGCATCTACTCGAGCAATTGCACAGATATCTGAATTGCAGTTAATGCAGGATGATGAAAGACCTATGGTAAGAAGTATGTTAAAGGCTGCAGCATTTACATATGTAGCATCTGTTTTATCAACATTACTACAAATTTTTAGAATTCTAATAATGGTATTAGGCAGAAGAAATAACGACTAATAAAAAAGTGCGAAAGATGTGAAGTGAACCCAATTTGTTGGACACTTAATTAAATTTGTTTTTAAGCAGTTATTAAGGATTGATTCCTGTATTGGACAGGAGTTAGTCCTTTTAATTTTGCTGTTATTCTTTGTTTATTATAATAATCAATATATTCTTCCATCGCAACCTTTAAATCATCTAATGTTTTAAAACTATATTCATACCCATAAAACATTTCATTCTTCATCCTTCCAAAAAAATTCTCCATTGGTGAATTATCTAAACAGTTCCCTTTCCTTGACATCGATTGTTGAATTCTTTTTTCTTCAAGCATTTCATGATATGACTGCATCTGATATTGCCAGCCCTGATCGCTATGAAATTTCAATCCTTCTAAATTGTCATATTTATCAAATGCTTGTTTAAGCATATCTTTTATTTGTTCAAAATTTGGACTTTTTGATATATTGAATGATACTATTTCTCGATTATGCAAATCTAATATCGGTGATAGATAAAGCTTGCCTGCTGCTATATGAAACTCTGATATATCTGTAGACCATATTTCATTGCATCTTGTTGTATTGAAGTTTCTATCATAATATGTTTTATGTTTTTCTTCGTCTACTACTTTACTAAGTAATAAATTTTTTGTTGTACCATTCATATCGCCTTTATATGATTTATATCTTGCTTTTGGTGTTTGTCCATATAATCCCATTATAGACATTAATCGTTTGACTTTCTTATGATTGATCGTATAACCCATATTTCTTAGCTCCAAAGTTATTCTACGATACCCATATCGTTCCTTATGTGTATAAAAGATATGGATGATAATATTCATTATTTCATCATTTTTCATATCTTTGTTAGTCTTTGATAATGTGTAGTAATAAGTTGAACGTTTTAATCCTGATATTTTAAGAAGAATCTTTAATGAATATTTAAGCTGCAGTTCACAAACAATCGTTACTTTTTCTTCGATTGTTGATTTTTCCTTTTCTGAACTGCAGCACGCAGCTTTTTTAAGTATTCATTCTCTGCTTCTAGATACTGATTTTTATTTTCAAGATATTTTATTTTTTCTTCAGGTGACATATCTTCATATTTTTTATTGAATTGATTTTCTTTGTTCATAGTAGATGGTCTTCCTTTCTTTTTTTCTACTATAACATATCCATTCTCTTTGTACGAGTTAATCCAGTTATTTAATAATCCATCACTAGTCAAACCAAATTCAATAGCTGTACTCGTTGATGATTGACCGTCAATAAGGACTTTATTAATAATTTCTAATTTTAATTCTGGTGAATAATAATTATTTTTGTTAGATCTTAAAATATCAAATCCATGTCTATCTATTAATCTAACTAAATAATTAATCTTACTAGATTTTATTTGATATTTTTTAGATAAAGACGATACAGTTTCTCCTTGTTTTCGTTTTTTATATAATTCTATTTTTTGTTCTCTTGTCAGTTTTGCCATAATAAAAATGAACCTCCATTATTTGGTGTCCAAATAACGGGGTTCATTTCAATGTCGCACTTTTTTATGTTTAAAAGAATAAATTCAAAAAACTTCAGTTTATTAAAATAGATAGTGAAAAATAATTGGAATAAACACAACTAAAATTGTTCCTATAATAAAAACAAACAGGACTTTTTTAAGACTATGTTTTTGCTCTTTGTTCATATCGTTATAACTTAACATGGTAAAAACCTCCTGTATACGTAAAATTATTTTGATTTATACTTTTCTAAAGTACAACATATGGCAATAATATATTGGAGTCTTATTAAACAATCTACTTCGCATAATATATATTATGTAATTTATAAGGCATTTTAAAAGCAGCTTTTTAGGCTGCTGATTTCTTAATTACTTGTATAGCAATACATCCAGGTCCACCTTGTGCAATAAAAGCAGGTGTTAACGGATATATTTCTATTTCTGTATTTGGAAATTCTTCTTTCATATGTGATGCTACTTTTTTGGCAAGTTCTTCATTTTCTGCATGAGTAATTGTCATATAAAATGATTCGTCTACCTGCATGTCATGAAAACATTTGTCAATTTCAATAATAGCTTTGGATAATGTTCGTTTTACCGTATATTTTTCTAATTTGCTTTTATCATCCGTTAAGGTCATTACTGGAACGATTTTTAACAAACCACCAATCGTTGCGGCAATTGGTGTCAATCTGCCGCCACGCTTTAAAAACGCAAAATCACTTGGAATCAAGAATGATTTTTCATGCTGCTGCAGTGTTTTCAGCTCCTGTATGATTTGTTTTGCTGTAAAGCCTTTGGAAGCTAAGTCAACAGCTTTTAAAACAAGATATCGATGAGGTCCACATAATGTTTTTGAATTGAAAACATGAATATTGTCATTATGAGGACAATCATCTTTTGCTGTACAGGCACTGTGATAAGTACCGCTTAAGCCATCAGCTATTGTAATATCGATGATTTCATCATCTTTTGCAAGTGTTTCATATAGGTGCATTTTTTCACCGATAGAAGGTTGTGAAGTTGTTGGCATAAATCCTTCATTTATTAGTTTTATAAACTCTTCTGCAGTGATTTCTTCCAGTTCTCTATAGCTTTTACCATTGATTGTTACACTCAAAGGGGAAATTGTAATACCATGCTCTTTTCCCTCTTTTACATTTAACATGGTAGAAGAATCAGAAATAATTCTTACCATAAATAATTCCTCCTTGTCTTTGTCATATTTAGAATACCATGGAGTATGAATAAAGTAAAGACATTTAGTATTGAATACTAAATGTCTTTTTTACTATATAAGTAATGCTTTTATTTCACTTGAAGACGATGCAGCATAGCTTCTTTTGCTTTGTGTTCCAAGGTGTCATCAAGTGGTACAAGATCCGTTAAAGCAACATCTGGATTTTTTGCTTTTAAAGCTTTATAAATAATGAAATCTGCTATTTCTGGATTTTTTGGAAGCAGTGGACCATGCATATAGGTTCCAAGAACCTGTCCATTATAAAAGCCTTCTTGTTTTGCGCCAAAACAGTTTCCATGTCCACTTAATACATTTCCTAGAGGAGATGACACATTGCGTGTCTGTCCTCCATGATTTTCAAATCCAACAGCAACGATTTCTCTTCCATCAAGATTGCATTTAATTGCGATGTTTCCAATGCAGCGAGACCCATTATCTCCTGTTTCTGTATAGTAATCAAACAATTTTAAACCTTCAATTTTTTTATTGTCAGCACTAATATAGTATTGACCAAACAGCTGGTACCCACCACAAATCAGCAAAGCAAAAGTCCCTTGGTTCAATGCTTGCTTGATGTTTTCTTTGCGTGATAATAAATCCTCTATCAGCATCATCTGCTCTTTATCTGCTCCCCCACCTAAAAAAAGCAGATCATATTGTGTTAAGTCTTTTTCTTCTCCAATTCCCAAAGTATCAATTGTACAGGATATTCCACGAGCTTCACATCGTTTCTTAAGTACCATCATATTTCCCTTGTCACCATATAAATCCATAATATCATGGTACATCCAGCAAATTTTAATTTCCATTAGCTTTCCCTCCTCAAAAGTTTTCTTGTAGGCTGTAAAGCTGTATAAGTAGCAATCGCATACATTGTCATATCACAGCGCAATAAATCATTTACGGCGTCTTCTAAATTTTCAATGACAGTTAAATCTTTTTCCCATCCAGCATATTTCAAACGTAAAGCCATATCATAGGCTCTTGTTCCACTTGTGATGATTTTACTTGTTTCATCATTTAAAAGTTTTTCAAAGAAAGTATCGTAGATCCATGAAACATCCCTACCATCCTGTGCATGATCATTTAATACGATAAGAATTGTTTTCTTTCTATGATCTTCTTCAATAACTTTCATAACCTCATTTGCACCAGTTGGGTTTTTTACAAGGTTTAAGATAAGATCATGACCTTTATATTCCATTTTTTCATTTCTTCCATCAGGAACAACAATTGTTGTAAATGCCTGTTCAGCAAATTTTAATGGAATAGCAAACTTTTTCGCAACACATAAAACGGCCATGCAGTTATACATAGTATATAAGCCGCCTTGTGGCGCATGGAACACATTTTGTTCATAAATGAACTCCCGTTTTTCAATGTCTTTTACTGTACCGCATACATCCATTGCTGGTGTTTTAAAATCGCAGTTTGTACAGTGAAATTCTCCAATATGAGAGTATTGATAATACTGGTATTTTAAACGGTTTGCACATCGTGGGCAGAATTTCCCTTCACTGGCTTCTTTTGTTGCAGATGAACTGGTAATACATTTATGCATACCAAAATACATGGCAGCTGCTTGTGGCGCCTTGTCTTTTAATCGTACAACATTTGGATCATTTCCATTTAAAATCAAAGTCCCTTTAAAATCCGGGATTGCTGCTTCAACTTTGGAAATAAGCTGTTCCATTTCTCTTGCTCTGTCAAGCTGATCTCGAAAGAAGTTTGTAACGACCAATGCAGTAACTGGCAAGCTTTTTATAATATAAGGAATGTTTAATTCATCAACTTCCAAAACAATGGCATCTGCGTGAATTTTTCCTGTAAGTGTAGAAGCACATAAAAGAGAAGTAGTGATACCTGCTCGAAGATTATCACCTTTGCGATTGCTTATTACCTTATCTTTCTTCTGCTCAAACATTTCAACAATCATATTGCTTGTACTGGTTTTTCCATTTGTTCCAGTCACAAGAATGACAGGACATGTGATTTTTAGTTTACATAAAACATCATTACATATCTTTAATCCTAACTGACCTGGCAAAGAGCCGCCTCGATGTATTAGATGTAAAAGAAAAGCAGATAGCTTTGTTATAAATATGGCAATGCTTTTCATGGTATTCCTCCTTGTATTTTTCATTTTTCAAATTCCTTATTTATTATACATGAAATACCATTGTTTTTATATATTGGGGAATATATTTTACGAAAAAATAAGGAACTTTTTCACTGATTTACAGTTGTAAAATTTTCCCTTCCCTTTCTTGACACTCTCTTTTTAAAAACCTATAATTAATAGGTAAGAAATGTGAAAACTCACTTTCTTATTTCCAAGAGAACAAATGGAGGATGAACAAATGAAAGAGTTAGAAATGCTTTACGAAGGAAAAGCAAAAAAAGTTTTTGCAACTGAAAATCCAGATATGGTAATCGTGGATTACAAGGATGATGCAACTGCTTTTAACGGTTTAAAAAAAGGAACAATTGTTGGTAAAGGTGTTGTTAACAATAAGATGACAAACTTCTTGTTCCAGAAACTGGAAGAAAAAGGAATTCATACACACTTTATTGAAGAATTAGATGATCGTAAAACACTTGTTAAAAAAGTGGATATTGTGCCTTTGGAAGTTATCATACGTAATAAGGTAGCAGGAAGCTTTGCAAAACGTATGGGATTAGAAGAAGGAACAGAGTTGAAATGTCCTATTCTTGAATTCAGCTATAAAAATGATGATTTAGGAGATCCTATGATCAATACATATATGGCTTTGGCTGTAGGAATTTCTACAAAAGAAGAAATTGAAACAATTACAAATATGGCATTTAAAGTTAATGAAGAACTGAAAAAAATCTTTGCTGCTGCAGATATTGAGTTGATTGACTTTAAATTGGAATTTGGACGTTATAAAGATGAAATTGTTCTGGCAGATGAAATCTCTCCAGATACATGCCGTTTTTGGGACATTCATACACACGATCATTTAGATAAAGACCGTTTTAGAAGAGATCTTGGAAATGTAGAAGATGCATACCATGAAGTTTACAAACGTTTAGGTATTAAATAAGTTATAGAAAGGAATATCTTATGTACGATCGATACGAAAGTCCACTTGGACTTAGATATGCCAGCAAAGAAATGCAGGGCATTTTTTCTCAGGATAAAAAATTCAAGACTTGGAGAAAACTTTGGATTGCACTTGCGCAAAGTGAAAAAGAACTAGGCTTGGATATTACACAGGAACAGATTGATGAGTTGATTGCTCATAAAGATGATATTAACTATGATGTGGCAAAAGAACGTGAAAAAATCGTTCGTCATGATGTTATGAGTCATGTATATGCTTATGGTACACAATGCCCTAATGCGAAAGGAATCATTCATCTTGGAGCTACTTCCTGCTATGTAGGAGATAATACAGATTTAATTGTAATGTATGAAGCATTGGAACTTGTAAAAAACAAACTGGTCAATGTACTGGCAGCGCTACAGAAATTTGCATTGGAATATAAAGACTTGCCTACTTTGGCATTTACACACTTTCAGCCTGCACAGCCTACAACATTAGGAAAACGTGCAGCTATTTGGGCACAGGATCTTCAGCTTGATTATGAAGAAATCTGCTGGCTGTTAGAAAATAAAAAGCTGCTTGGATGCAAAGGTACAACAGGTACACAGGCAAGCTTTATGGAACTGTTTGATAATGATACTGATAAAGTAAAAAAACTGGATCAGCTAATTGCAGAAAAAATGGGATATAGTGAATGCTACCCTGTTTCCGGGCAGACATATTCTCGTAAGATTGATTCAAGGATTTTGAATGTATTAAGTTCCATCGCTCAAAGTGCACATAAATTTTCTAATGACATTCGTCTTCTTCAGCATTTAAAAGAGGTTGAAGAGCCGTTTGAAAAAGGTCAGATTGGTTCCAGCGCGATGGCTTATAAACGTAATCCAATGCGAAGTGAACGTATGGCTTCATTGGCAAATTATGTAATTGCAGATACATTGAATCCAGCAATTACTGCAGCTACACAGTGGTTTGAACGTACATTAGATGATTCAGCTAATAAACGCATTAGCATTCCGGAAGGCTTCCTTGCGGTAGATGGTATTTTAGATTTATATTTGAATATTACAGATGGTTTGGTTGTTTATCCAAAAGTAATTCAATCTCACTTAATGAAAGAACTTCCTTTTATGGCTACAGAAACAATTTTGATGGATGCTGTAAAAGCTGGTGGAGATCGTCAGGAACTTCATGAACGTATTCGTGTGCATTCTATGGCTGCTGGTAAAGTGGTAAAAGAAGAAGGAAAAGAAAATGATCTTCTAGAAAGAATTGCAAATGATGAAATGTTTGGAATGAATATGGAACAGCTGGAAGCTATTATGCACCCAAATAAATTTGTTGGACGTGCTCCTCAGCAAACGGAAGAATATTTCCATGACTTTATTTCCCCTATTCTTGAAAAAGAAAAAGATGCACTTGGAATGCATGCAGAAATAAACGTATAAATACATTAGATAAAATAGAAAAAGCTGGTGATGAAGAATCCCAGCTTTTTTAGATATAAGAATTACTTTTGATAATAACACTATGAAACACCGTATTTTACAAGTCTTTGAACATCACTTAATGAAATCATATGATAGAGTATATGAAAAATGATATTCCTAACACTAGTAGAATAATAGCAGTGCTTATGAAAAAATTATGTTTATATAATTTTTGTAATAAAGGTGAGTGTGGTCTTTTTCTAAGATATAACATTAATATAATATTCAAAATTAAAAAAGGAAAGATTGCTATGTTTAAAAAAGAAATAGGTATATCAAGAAAAAAATATAAAAACAAGATGTCACTAACAGGTTGGTATATAAAGTAATATAATATTTGGAATATTACTGGTCGAAGTTTTATCTTTCTTCTTTTTTTCAAATCTGATAAGACAATGTAATAACCTGTTGATAGAAGCAAAAACAATAAACCACATTCTATAGAAAGAAGAAGGATATCATATAGTGTATCTTCACGAAGAAAAAAGAATATTAAAAATAGCACGAGGAAATACACTATATCAAGTAAGATACACTTACGAAAATCTTTTCTTATATCAGAAATAACCTTATCATATAAACTATTCTCTAAATCTTTATCCATGCTTTTATCTATCAGTGGTAGAGGCGGCACTTTATCTTCATTATAGAAAATCGCAAAATCATTTGTTCTAAACAGAAAATCCCATCCCATAAGTTTACAGGAATCATAAAATTCTATATCAGGGAGAATTTCTCCAAATAAATATATATCATAATGAATGTTTTTACTATTTGTTTCTATAAACGTCCAGATATTATCAGATTCACTAATACCATTTATTTTTAAACCCTGTTTTGCTTTTTCATTTAGAAAATCTATTATTTCACTTTTTTCAAAAGGAAAATAATCAATTAAGTATTCTTCTATTTTCATATACAGACTCCCCTTTAATTTATATTGATTCAATCTCTTTTCCATCATCCAATTGGTTTTTTAAAGCTTCATATTCTTCTTTTAACAGTTCTTTTCCCTTCTCTGTGATAATATAGTATTTTTTTCTTTCTAAACTTCTTGTGGCACGTATGATGCCTTCTTTTTCAAATCTTGCGAGTAAGGTATATAAAGTTCCTGTTCCTACTTTTACCCGGCCTTTAGAAATCATTTCAATATCATGCATCATAGCATATCCATGATTTTCTTCTAATAAAGTTAATAACAAATAATACATTGGTTCACTTAATCGTTGTAATTGATCTCTAGCCACTTATAACATCTCCTATCCATATATGTCGAGTGTCGTCATATATAATATATCAAAAATTCTCACTATGTCAATACTCGACATATGGGGCGTAAAAAAAAGAAATGTCTTTTGACATTTCCCTATTTCATTAACATATTATGAATGTAGATGTTACAGTTTCTTTCAGGACCTACCGATACCATAGAAATTCTTGTTTTACAAAGTTCTTCAATTCTTCGCAAGTATTTCTTTGTGTTTTCTGGAAGCTCTTCATATGTTTTCATGGTCGAGATATCTTCTTTCCAACCTTCAAGCTCTTCATAAATTGGTTTTGCTTTCTTTAGGTCTTCCATGTTAGAAGGAATGTAGTCATAACGTTTTCCATCTATTTCATAAGCCACACAAAGTTTTATTTTGTCTAAACCACTTAATATATCTAATTTTGTAATTACTAAATCTGTTAGTCCATTGATCATGGCAGCATGTTTTACTACATTTACATCCATCCATCCACATCTTCTAGGACGTCCTGTAGTTGCGCCATATTCTCCACCTTTTTCACGCAGCCATTCTCCCATTTCATCATGAAGCTCACTTACAAAAGGGCCTTCTCCTACTCTAGTTGAATAAGCTTTCGCAATCCCAATGATAACATCAAGTTTTTTAGGTGAAACACCAGCCCCAGTACATACACCGGCAGATGTAGGAGAACTGCTTGTAACATATGGGTAGTTTCCATAGTTAATATCCAGCATGGCAGCTTGCGCACCTTCAAATAGTACCTGTTTGTTTTCATCTAATGCATTGTTTACTTCGATCTGAGCATTAATAATTCTTGGAACTAATTTTTCACGTATCTGTGCAAATTGCTCGACAAGCTCTTCAAATACAAAACCTTCATCATGATAAACATTTTTAAACAAAATATTTTTTTGTTCCAGTGCATGTTTTAATTTTACTTTAAAACTTTCAAAATCTAATAAATCTCCCATGCGTATTCCAAATCTTGAATATTTATCTGCATAACAAGGTCCAATACCTCGTTTTGTTGTTCCTATACGCTGCTCTTTTAGACTTTCTTCGATTAATGCATCTAAACGTACATGGTATGGCATAATGATATGGGAACAGTCTGAAATTTTAACATGTCCAGTGTCCATTCCTTTTTCTTCTAAGGAAGCAATTTCTTTCAAAAAGACAAAAGGATCAACAACTACTCCTGGACCAATGATACAAGTAGCTTGCTGTAAAACGCCACTTGGCAATAAATGCAAGACGACTTTATCATCGTTAACAACGACTGTATGTCCTGCGTTATTACCACCTTGAAAACGGACAACATAATCCATTTCAGAACCAAGA encodes:
- a CDS encoding IS3 family transposase (programmed frameshift), which codes for MAKLTREQKIELYKKRKQGETVSSLSKKYQIKSSKINYLVRLIDRHGFDILRSNKNNYYSPELKLEIINKVLIDGQSSTSTAIEFGLTSDGLLNNWINSYKENGYVIVEKKKGRPSTMNKENQFNKKYEDMSPEEKIKYLENKNQYLEAENEYLKKLRAAVQKRKNQQSKKVTIVCELQLKYSLKILLKISGLKRSTYYYTLSKTNKDMKNDEIMNIIIHIFYTHKERYGYRRITLELRNMGYTINHKKVKRLMSIMGLYGQTPKARYKSYKGDMNGTTKNLLLSKVVDEEKHKTYYDRNFNTTRCNEIWSTDISEFHIAAGKLYLSPILDLHNREIVSFNISKSPNFEQIKDMLKQAFDKYDNLEGLKFHSDQGWQYQMQSYHEMLEEKRIQQSMSRKGNCLDNSPMENFFGRMKNEMFYGYEYSFKTLDDLKVAMEEYIDYYNKQRITAKLKGLTPVQYRNQSLITA
- a CDS encoding peptide chain release factor 3: MADYINEIKRRRTFAIISHPDAGKTTLTEKLLLYGGAILQAGSVKGKKANKHAVSDWMEIEKQRGISVTSSVLQFEYNDFCINILDTPGHQDFSEDTYRTLMAADSAVMVIDASKGVEAQTKKLFKVCLLRKIPIFTFINKMDRAAMDPFKLMEHIESELGISTYAMNWPIGSGKEFKGVYERDNKRIIAFHGGDHGMKAAEVTEGSLQDDTFRSILGDHFFEQLKEDSELLDIASTEFDQELISKGELTPVFFGSALTNFGVEPFLSHFLDMTTSPLPRESSNGFIDPLDEHFSAFVFKIQANMNKAHRDRIAFMRICSGKFEKGMEVTHIQENKKIRLSQPQQFMAQDREIVEEAYAGDVIGVFDPGIFSIGDTLCDPSMKFTFKKIPTFAPEHFARVTQKDTMKRKQFTKGINQIAQEGAIQVFQQIDAGMEEIIVGGVGVLQFDVLEQRLKSEYNVEIKLEILPYQCVRWIDDQTIDPHTLNLTSDSKRVKDLKGRNLIIFMNNWGIKWALDQNKNLSLSEFGNMDE
- a CDS encoding HU family DNA-binding protein, producing MSEILNKKTLVEVVAESCEITKKNATVAVDTVFEEITKTLAEGGKVDIAGFGKFEISERPERMGINPATKEPLKIAASKTPKFKAAKALKEAVK
- a CDS encoding zinc metallopeptidase; this translates as MPIYYYPSFSSQYLLYLLGILIVLYAQGRVSSAYNKYKQIPNKKGIRGVDAARIILDRNGLQDVRIEPAKGGTLSDHYDPVHRVVRLSSDIYYNASIASVSVAAHECGHAIQHKVGYAALSWRSKLLPVANICSQLGWITLILGLFLFSSFSSLVYLGIGMILVVFLFQVVTLPVEFNASTRAIAQISELQLMQDDERPMVRSMLKAAAFTYVASVLSTLLQIFRILIMVLGRRNND
- the spoIVA gene encoding stage IV sporulation protein A encodes the protein MDTTEILKNIAQRCGGDIYLGVVGPVRVGKSTFIREFMEKAVIPYVNDEYEKARMIDELPQAGMGKTIMTTEPKFVPNTAASITFDDGFHVNVRLVDCVGYVIPEAKGYKDEDGVRMVRTPWSEEPIPFHEAAKTGTQKVIQDHSTIGIVVTTDGSISDLSREAYIEAEAEVIDELKSIGKPFIVIVNSKDIHSPTCTSVVSKLKDKYDVPVLAVAVNHMSEQDIHDILREALYEFPVSEININMPKWVAVLSDEHWLKKSFQESIEQSMSSVERLREVEAISDVLNENEYIESSNLSTIDTGQGIVHVDITVRAGLYNEVLKEIIGKDIKDKAELMELMQEYSKAKKEYDTISSALQMVKQTGYGFASASLQDIQLSKPEIIKQGSRYGVKLKAIAPSIHMIKVDVESSFEPIIGSKQQSEELVKYLLRDDGTNDDSIWDSDIFGRKLSDLIRDGLNAKLSMIPEAARVRLQDILTKLVNKGKGNVIAIVL